In a single window of the Drosophila albomicans strain 15112-1751.03 chromosome 3, ASM965048v2, whole genome shotgun sequence genome:
- the LOC117571474 gene encoding uncharacterized protein LOC117571474 isoform X2 has product MKSSSQILCTALHIITIATLTTHGAQIPTSAKDAQTSLNDAIAAAEAEALATGQQGTPPGRQPSIEPSVRVKCLSGSMLISIKDAPTNQETGLFSGMIYPKGLSKNSTCLSEYRDHSGTLRYKLPLRSCNTMPKETDDGSIEFFNTIVLQPHLKLITDLGRGYHVRCAYKSRDAAVKPKKKHLRKHAQKPQAFRSDEHDRRDYGRSLDKQVLGDDDQLFEEDAYDVDAQDNDESEVTNNEIPMPNCHMKIYNDEHKIANDVKIGDPLTIVISIDQQKLYGLHVTDCIVHDGLDWGVQRLVGEDGCPMDNEIMGQFNYTENRLAANVTFPAHKFPYTTSVYYECNVRLCALEDPACQEAPVCNGKRPKRQAADGKDDEALPATIEVFSGLFVNENENANDSDEVYKEKTQEDALCVSQRTFAIAIAIAGLILMLAVVAAVLCIMARRSTKTVSNSGSSIYSGPYTTTAFSHSS; this is encoded by the exons ATGAAGTCAAGCTCTCAAATTCTCTGCACAGCGCTGCACATAATC ACAATTGCAACTCTAACGACACATGGTGCACAGATCCCGACCTCTGCGA AGGATGCACAAACATCACTAAACGATGCCATCGCAGCTGCCGAGGCGGAAGCATTGGCAACGGGGCAACAGGGCACGCCCCCAGGCAGACAGCCCAGCATTGAGCCGAGTGTGCGGGTTAAATGCCTGTCCGGCTCGATGCTGATCAGCATTAAAGATGCGCCAACAAACCAGGAGACGGGTCTGTTCAGTGGCATGATCTACCCAAAAGGCCTCTCCAAGAACTCCACATGCCTCAGTGAATACag AGATCACAGCGGTACATTGCGCTACAAGCTGCCACTGCGCAGCTGCAACACGATGCCCAAGGAAACG GATGATGGCAGCATTGAGTTCTTCAACACAATTGTGCTGCAGCCGCATCTGAAGCTGATCACGGATCTGGGACGCGGTTACCATGTGCGTTGTGCCTACAAGAGTCGCGATGCGGCAGTCAAGCCCAAGAAGAAGCATCTGCGCAAGCATGCACAGAAACCGCAGGCGTTCCGCAGCGACGAGCATGATCGACGTGACTATGGCAGATCGTTGGATAAACAAGTTTTGGGCGATGATGATCAGCTGTTTGAAGAGGATGCCTACGATGTGGATGCCCAAGATAATGATGAGAGCGAAGTAACGAACAACGAAATACCCATGCCCAATTGCCATATGAAGATCTACAACGATGAGCACAAGATTGCGAATGATGTCAAGATCGGAGATCCTCTGACCATTGTCATTAGCATCGATCAACAGAAGCTCTATGGTCTGCACGTCACGGACTGCATCGTGCACGATGGCTTGGATTGGGGTGTGCAACGACTGGTGGGCGAAGATGG CTGTCCCATGGACAACGAGATCATGGGTCAGTTCAACTACACCGAGAATCGTCTGGCGGCCAATGTGACCTTCCCGGCACACAAGTTTCCCTACACCACATCCGTCTATTACGAGTGCAATGTGCGTCTCTGCGCTCTGGAGGATCCTGCCTGCCAGGAGGCGCCCGTCTGCAATGGCAAGCGACCCAAGCGTCAGGCAGCCGATGGAAAAGACGATGAGGCCCTGCCCGCCACCATTGAAGTCTTCTCTGGTCTGTTTGTGAATGAGAACGAGAATGCCAACGACAGCGATGAGGTATACAAAGAGAAG ACTCAGGAGGATGCACTGTGCGTCTCGCAGCGCACGTTTGCCATAGCTATTGCCATTGCTGGACTCATTCTGATGCTGGCCGTGGTCGCTGCCGTGCTCTGCATTATGGCGCGTCGCAGCACCAAGACGGTGTCCAACTCGGGCAGCTCTATCTACAGCGGTCCGTACACAACTACCGCCTTTTCGCACAGCAGTTAA
- the LOC117571474 gene encoding uncharacterized protein LOC117571474 isoform X1, translated as MAATMKSSSQILCTALHIITIATLTTHGAQIPTSAKDAQTSLNDAIAAAEAEALATGQQGTPPGRQPSIEPSVRVKCLSGSMLISIKDAPTNQETGLFSGMIYPKGLSKNSTCLSEYRDHSGTLRYKLPLRSCNTMPKETDDGSIEFFNTIVLQPHLKLITDLGRGYHVRCAYKSRDAAVKPKKKHLRKHAQKPQAFRSDEHDRRDYGRSLDKQVLGDDDQLFEEDAYDVDAQDNDESEVTNNEIPMPNCHMKIYNDEHKIANDVKIGDPLTIVISIDQQKLYGLHVTDCIVHDGLDWGVQRLVGEDGCPMDNEIMGQFNYTENRLAANVTFPAHKFPYTTSVYYECNVRLCALEDPACQEAPVCNGKRPKRQAADGKDDEALPATIEVFSGLFVNENENANDSDEVYKEKTQEDALCVSQRTFAIAIAIAGLILMLAVVAAVLCIMARRSTKTVSNSGSSIYSGPYTTTAFSHSS; from the exons ATGG CTGCCACTATGAAGTCAAGCTCTCAAATTCTCTGCACAGCGCTGCACATAATC ACAATTGCAACTCTAACGACACATGGTGCACAGATCCCGACCTCTGCGA AGGATGCACAAACATCACTAAACGATGCCATCGCAGCTGCCGAGGCGGAAGCATTGGCAACGGGGCAACAGGGCACGCCCCCAGGCAGACAGCCCAGCATTGAGCCGAGTGTGCGGGTTAAATGCCTGTCCGGCTCGATGCTGATCAGCATTAAAGATGCGCCAACAAACCAGGAGACGGGTCTGTTCAGTGGCATGATCTACCCAAAAGGCCTCTCCAAGAACTCCACATGCCTCAGTGAATACag AGATCACAGCGGTACATTGCGCTACAAGCTGCCACTGCGCAGCTGCAACACGATGCCCAAGGAAACG GATGATGGCAGCATTGAGTTCTTCAACACAATTGTGCTGCAGCCGCATCTGAAGCTGATCACGGATCTGGGACGCGGTTACCATGTGCGTTGTGCCTACAAGAGTCGCGATGCGGCAGTCAAGCCCAAGAAGAAGCATCTGCGCAAGCATGCACAGAAACCGCAGGCGTTCCGCAGCGACGAGCATGATCGACGTGACTATGGCAGATCGTTGGATAAACAAGTTTTGGGCGATGATGATCAGCTGTTTGAAGAGGATGCCTACGATGTGGATGCCCAAGATAATGATGAGAGCGAAGTAACGAACAACGAAATACCCATGCCCAATTGCCATATGAAGATCTACAACGATGAGCACAAGATTGCGAATGATGTCAAGATCGGAGATCCTCTGACCATTGTCATTAGCATCGATCAACAGAAGCTCTATGGTCTGCACGTCACGGACTGCATCGTGCACGATGGCTTGGATTGGGGTGTGCAACGACTGGTGGGCGAAGATGG CTGTCCCATGGACAACGAGATCATGGGTCAGTTCAACTACACCGAGAATCGTCTGGCGGCCAATGTGACCTTCCCGGCACACAAGTTTCCCTACACCACATCCGTCTATTACGAGTGCAATGTGCGTCTCTGCGCTCTGGAGGATCCTGCCTGCCAGGAGGCGCCCGTCTGCAATGGCAAGCGACCCAAGCGTCAGGCAGCCGATGGAAAAGACGATGAGGCCCTGCCCGCCACCATTGAAGTCTTCTCTGGTCTGTTTGTGAATGAGAACGAGAATGCCAACGACAGCGATGAGGTATACAAAGAGAAG ACTCAGGAGGATGCACTGTGCGTCTCGCAGCGCACGTTTGCCATAGCTATTGCCATTGCTGGACTCATTCTGATGCTGGCCGTGGTCGCTGCCGTGCTCTGCATTATGGCGCGTCGCAGCACCAAGACGGTGTCCAACTCGGGCAGCTCTATCTACAGCGGTCCGTACACAACTACCGCCTTTTCGCACAGCAGTTAA
- the LOC127565754 gene encoding uncharacterized protein LOC127565754: MDQEIDPELSTKSSQMQQTNEVSLIEDLSDNHLTNESEQSEEVQVPDNVEKKRQDFLQMIEQKIQLLMIVLQNDEGSTSIDSDEDFVAMLLTDHTNELERDELAMDLIHFEEQLQCGNDEETTPRGSQPAQTQLIEGVLEVVAEDSQVQLDRDEDATHRGSKLDHDEQTELDVKPESETEVKSDFVAQLLLDISLPKTDFSTSDAELKQNEPQKSEEPASCESSITEMSSTFGTILSDSFSLQNLLDTSGVINIKWPEGYESYLTKKILSVLQNEESYNIKVYIGTYKFHCQLDILQLYSSSVLPNPKQTPYKMRLPEDQVKPDAFKAIYSWMTHDAPVQLEKFNKRSLIEFYKAAKYLSVAELNDAVGNVLDKIRHEGEAFDMLLAFARFGLTDFEQLFLSRISRFFLTIVSSLEFMELSLSSIRQLLSSSFLGVNSEIEVFYAAVRWLSHNWPQRRFQTQDVVSCVRFNLLPPIFLRFLQEPQNTQVMDCIASSSLVKEMINQAFVYTSAELYSQDPKDHLMLQLPDYVATVPRKWLFDPKCSYHTKIACNMRQTFSYEQFLEYLGMLQHNKPEEWQELKYLNETTISC; this comes from the exons ATGGACCAAGAAATTGATCCCGAATTGTCAACGAAATCTTCTCAAAtgcagcaaacaaatgaaGTATCTTTAATAGAAGATTTATCAGACAACCATTTAACAAACGAGTCTGAACAAAGCGAAGAAGTTCAAGTACCAGATAATGTGGAGAAAAAGAGGCAGGACTTTTTACAAATGATTGAACAGAAAATACAATTGCTGATGATAGTACTTCAGAATGACGAGGGCTCAACGTCCATTGACTCGGATGAGGACTTTGTGGCGATGTTGCTAACAGATCACACAAATGAGCTAGAGAGAGATGAACTTGCAATGGATTTAATACACTTTGAGGAACAACTGCAATGTGGCAATGATGAGGAGACGACGCCAAGAGGATCGCAACCGGCACAAACTCAGCTTATTGAGGGGGTGTTGGAAGTGGTCGCAGAAGATAGCCAGGTTCAACTAGATAGGGATGAGGATGCTACGCATAGAGGATCAAAATTGGATCATGACGAACAAACTGAACTTGACGTTAAGCCTGAATCTGAAACTGAAGTGAAGTCAGATTTTGTCGCCCAGTTGCTGCTTGACATATCACTGCCCAAAACAGACTTTTCCACATCGGATGCGGAGCTTAAG caaaatgAGCCACAGAAATCTGAGGAGCCTGCGTCCTGTGAAAGCTCCATAACAGAGATGTCAAG TACCTTTGGAACCATACTCAGCGACTCCTTCAGCCTGCAGAATTTGCTCGATACGAGCGGCGTGATCAACATAAAATGGCCAGAAGGTTATGAATCTTACTTAACGAAGAAGATTTTATCAGTTCTTCAAAACGAAGAAAGCTACAACATCAAAGTGTATATCGGCACCTATAAATTCCATTGTCAACTTGACATATTGCAGTTATACTCGTCGAGTGTTTTGCCCAACCCAAAACAGACGCCATACAAAATGCGTTTGCCCGAGGATCAGGTGAAGCCAGATGCCTTTAAGGCTATCTACAGTTGGATGACACACGACGCGCCCGTCCAGCTGGAGAAGTTCAACAAACGCAGCTTAATCGAGTTCTACAAGGCTGCGAAGTATCTAAGCGTTGCCGAGCTCAATGATGCCGTCGGCAATGTGCTGGACAAGATCAGGCATGAGGGCGAAGCGTTCGACATGTTGCTCGCCTTTGCCAGGTTTGGATTGACGGACTTTGAGCAGCTCTTTCTATCCAGAATTAGTCGTTTCTTTCTGACCATTGTCTCTTCGCTGGAGTTCATGGAGTTGTCGTTGAGTTCTATACGCCAGCTACTCAGCAGCAGTTTTTTGGGCGTCAACAGCGAGATTGAA GTCTTCTATGCTGCTGTGCGCTGGCTTAGCCACAATTGGCCACAGCGTCGGTTTCAAACGCAGGATGTCGTTAGCTGTGTCCGCTTTAACCTGCTGCCTCCCATATTTCTGCGCTTCCTGCAGGAGCCACAGAACACGCAGGTCATGGACTGCATTGCCAGTTCTAGCTTGGTAAAGGAGATGATTAACCAGGCCTTTGT GTACACTTCTGCGGAGCTCTACTCGCAGGATCCCAAGGATCATctgatgttgcagttgcctgATTATGTTGCAACGGTGCCTCGCAAGTGGCTGTTTGATCCAAAGTGTTCGTATCACACTAAAATCGCCTGCAACATGCGGCAGACCTTCAGCTACGAACAGTTTCTCGAGTATCTGGGTATGTTGCAGCACAACAAGCCCGAGGAGTGGCAAGAGCTCAAGTATCTGAACGAAACAACGATTAGCTGCTGA